Part of the Citrus sinensis cultivar Valencia sweet orange chromosome 2, DVS_A1.0, whole genome shotgun sequence genome, ATTTTCAAACCAACTAGTCATTATCGGGCCGGGGCCGAAGGCCAGCCCAGcttggaatttaaaaaaaaaaaaaaatcacaatcacttgagaaagaaattattggtatttttaatattaatcagTGGATTATGCGAATAACTTGGGGGAAATCGGGCCTTAATTGAAGAAGGTGATCATGGCGTTGGCATGGGTGGGTGCAATAATAAAAGCGAAGTTGTTGTATATATCTATAACACTAACACCCCGAAGCCGAAGCCAACCTAACTGAGCTCCTCTCAACTCTTCCATGGTGTAGGCCCAGAAGAGCTCCAATCCatagaataattaaataaataatttaaaataatgtggAAGAGAGAACAATTCCAGCGGATACGGATTCTTTTCCTAATTATTGGTGGTAGTTAGTTTCAacacatttttaaattgtttcttttattatgaTCATATGTTGCATAACTTTGTAACACATGCTGTCGTATACAGCACATTCCCAATGATTTCAACATTACAAGTTCAAAATGCTACTCGTTACCGAAAATTCTTGAAccatgtataaataaataattatatatatgactAATATATCTTTCCAGCCTTAGCCCTTAAGTGATAAGAGTCCTTTTATCTTGACTTATCTTGTGACATACAGTATTCAATAACGCTGCCTTTACCTACGTCTGATATGTATAACTTATATCTCAAGTGATTTGCActaatcaatttttcttttcttttcttttttcttggtgTTAATTGCGTTTATTTTTATACCATCAATGTGATACTCTTACTACATCTAtcaataaatgatatattaggTATCACATCACTCAACTATGTAACTATAGCATTACTCattacacttttttttccctcatttgatgatatatatattacaaattttagTACTAACTTGCGATTAGCGAACCCATCCAAAATGTGTAAAACTCGAACGGTAAACCAATAGTCAACTTTTATCTGtatatgaaaaagaagaaaaaatgaattgtTACAAAGAAAAGCCCATAAGCCCAACACGGAATCAGACTCTTGTACAGAACGGACCCGCAATTTGGTTTCTCTTGTTGGGCCTCGCTCCTCAGGCCGTTATTAGACAAAAGCAATCAAATTTTCTGAGCTATTAACCCCCGTACCAAAATCGTAGGATACCCCTATTCGAAAAaacccaattaaaaaaatatttttaaatttcggtCTCACAATTCAtctaacttttgtttcaaaaacaAGTAAACAACCCTTAAAAAACCTCACATCCCATTCAAGAACAATTTCTctttctagatttttttttttccttgttgaTACATGCAAGTTGTTCAACCCTCAATTATCAGTTCTATAAGAATGGCAATTTTTTAGCTAAACCAggtgaaaattttgtaacttCTTTGAATGATTTAGGTTCTAGAATAGGAGAGATAAAAAGggacattaaagaaaaaggaatagCTAATTGAAGATTGCATAGATCTTTTAACTTCAAacctaaaatgaaaattaaatgggGTCATCAATCTTCTTTGATCAATACTGATCGATCGGAACGAAGCAAAATTAGGCAAGAGGAAGTAGAGAGAAAAATGGTTCTTTAGATATGcataaatatttgttaaacaATTGTTTGGAGACTAAATTGaagtatcataattttttatttttagtaaataatgatattttaccCCTCAATTTATCTCTGAAActtctatttttcaatttatcacatttatttttagaaattatcactattaaataaattattaaaataagtattttcttttagttgggggctatttgaacccaccaaatttTTCTCCACattcatttcaaaaaaaaaaaattattgaaaatttaaaactttaaaaatctcatgattttcttttactaatcGCTTTCTCTCTTTACCTTACAATTGCATATTCTTTATCTACTCTCACATTTTACAAACTAAATACTGAATTTTACTCTcttttgaattcattttttggtCTTTCTTAATATATCATGATCTCTATTTCATGTtttctatatataaatttatcttcttcATATTTAAGCTTTTATGGttggtaaatattaatttgttgataTTCATTAACTGCATggttgataaaaatttattgaagttCATTTTAAAACGATGGATCTTGTTCCTCTTAATTAGTAATACTAATTACTTATAACTATAAGGATATATttgaatgaattaataataatttgtgaaAAACAAGTGAAGGTTTCTTCTAGAATCTTTCACACTTCCAGATAAAACTGAAATAAAGAGTTGCAGATATATATGAAGTACTAAATACAGGCCCGGTATGAATACAGAGAGCTAAACGATTAATTTtgtcctatatatatatatatatatagatgcaAGTATCTGTGagtaaatcaaatttagtaCAAAACATGACATTTTGATCCACCcacttcaatattttaaaatcgtGAGCTTCTCAGTAGGtagttattaaatttcatCTCATGCAcgccccttttttttaatttcagtttgcagttttcttctttcctttttttttaatctacgTTTCACTGAAAGATGCTGCTGAACACAACAAGTTCAGAAATGATGAAATAGAGAGTGGGGGAACAACTACGAGTGGGTGGGTATGATGATGGCTAGTGCTAGtgttagttaattaattagtcaACTAAAATGTATAACCTCAAATGCAGaactgcttcttcttcttctttgatttTCATTCTTCTACAAATTACACGTTCCtattttttccatcaatttctgTCCTTTGTAAAGACATTTAGTAGAGAGTTGTGACAACTGGGGCAATCAAATATCATTTGGGTTCGTGTTAGTTGGGTAATTAGGAATTAGGGCCACatatattccttttttttttttttttttttggttaccATTTTCAATTGATTCGTTAAAACCTAACTTTGAAGTTTGAATCATATATAACCGAATTCCCTTCTAAAATGACAAAGATTAGTCAAAAGGGCAAAGccaaaaataaagttaaagaAAGGCAAAGTCATCCCCGTCGATCACGGAAGAAGACAAACGCAAGGGGtgcataatttttgtttcttttttaatcgcTCCcctattttgaatatttactCCTCGATCCCTTATACTAAGTGACTTTTTGTTacgaatgaaaatgaaatggcACGGTGGCCCTACGAGCCCTATCTGCGGCAGAGGCAGAGGCAGTGGTTGCCAGTGGGTTACCAATTCAGTACTCTATAAGTGTTTTGGTGGATAGTAGATGGGGACACCCTTCTAATTAATTGTTGCCGAGCTGATATTGACTTGACAGTTATTCTATCTCTCTCAACCAAATTTCCAAGCACTAGAAAAACggattttatgaaaaattagttCACATTTTtgtggattattattattagactGGCTTGGTTCAGTCACTAGGAAGCTAGACTGGTAGAGTCTTGGGCGCCCCAAACGGGTTCTCAATCCCTCACAGTAATGTTACGGTGATTAAAGTCCTAATGAATAGATAAACATGAACGTAGCtatagattatatatatatatttttttggctttacAAATGGATGTAGATaaacatttaataattaaagctaTAGATTATAATTGAAGGCCTGATGAATAGATAAACATTTAAGTCACATATTTATGaatatattattagttatgaggtttaataattttactaacttTTTAGAAAGATACGATTGAGAATTACgaaataagaatataatactaattaaatcttaggTGCATGTGATAGAAGATTAAAAAGAGTTGAGTCCAGATCAGTTCTAACACTAGATGTAAATCTTTAATAATAGAACACGGCTTGCCATAATAATTAGTTACATACCTAGCTAAGCAATAAGCATGCAGGATGAAGCAGTGTTTACGTCACATGTTTTTATCAATTCGCACTACTATGTGTCcacaattaatcaattatacAATTTCCTTTTAAAGCTAGCAAAAGCAAATAGGACGACGGTATCTTCTATCTCGGTGCTTTTggatatattaattttatcatagagtttttataaaaagaagagaaaaagcaTTATTTGCCTTCCGCTTAATTTGGCATTCTGCTTTCAGATCGgatgtaattcaaattaaaattgttcaaACACATGCTTTTGTCGATCACATAGATGTGAATAGAGAGATACCAGCACGCACATCTTGAAGAGACAGTAGCAAGTGCTGTAATTTAGTGCCTACAAACTTAGGCACTGTCTATAcgtttgaaaaatgaaactgAAATTTGCGGTGCTCGGCGCTAGGTGCTGGCCAACGCATATTTTCATTGTGTAGCACGGCAAATCACAGAAGCCCTTGGTTTCAAACTTGGAATTCAATTCTTGTTGCGATTTTTGTCCTTTATTaggagttaaaaaaattttcccccgTCAAAACGGAAGACAAATCCAATGGTGGTAAGGATTAAGGGATATATAcagtgtgtgtatatatatatatatatatatatatatagaaaacaaaaaggaaacatCATGTATATATCCTCCACTCATTTTTTGGACTGCTTGGATGgtgatgtgtgtgtgtatgcaCCGACAAGGTTGAAGCTCTTAGTTAGAGCAGATGCGAAAATATACATTAGACCCAATATCAATTAGGCCTTGCTTTGCATCGGCAGTTATCagataataaaagttaaaaataattaaattttaactaagTAAGGAGACTGATTGAGATGATGCTGCTGCATGCATAGACTCCAACTCCTTCTACCAATTAATTAAACCGAAAGCTTTGcttttacaattttgtaaACCATGAGGAACACACAAAGACCAAATCAAAGTAAAGACTGAAGATCTATCTCCTATTAATTACTGCTACTAAATTGAGCTGATAAAAATTATGCGGTAACTTGAAATTACAATCTTGAGCTGAAATAAACAGAAAAactagatatatatatatatatatatattaagtaAAAGTATacactttattaattaattttcaatgttCATAAACAAAGACAAAACAAGCTTATAAATTTCATACCTTAGCTTTTTCAAAGCAGCATGAGTGATGAGACTATGCAAACCCCGAAAGTACACGATAACAAAATGAACAACAAGAAAGCCcagatataataaaataaatctatttGCTTACTCTTTCctattaattaaacataactTAGCATCTGATCAACACCACGCACATAATTGTAGACCGGCTAGAGGCATCATGTTCAGGGGAGTTCATCAAACTCGTTCTCTTCATTCTGGAAGTTGTTGTTATTGTACTCGTAAGTGTTCTCATTGTAGTAACCCCTCGAATTCTGCTGCTGCTGGTACTGATTTGGATTGTAATTTTTCTCGTTGTTGACGTCGTAATAGTACTTGCCATTCTCCAAAAACCTCGTGTCACTCATCCCTTTCTTCTCagcattattgttgttgtaaCTGTTCTGGTTGCTTCTGTAGCCACTTTCTTGGAATTTCGAGTCACCCAACCTCTCTTGCTCTGTCTGAAAACCGTTGTTGTTGTAATAGTATCTGTTGTTATTGAAGTTGTACTTGTTAGGGTTGTTGTAGCTGGTGGTGGGAGTTTTGTAGGGTTCAAAAGTTCCGGTGGGGGTGCTGGTAATGGGGGTTGTGTAGGGTTCGTATTGCACGGCGGCGGAGGTGGTCGGAGTAGTGTAAGGTTCGAAGGTTCCGGTGGGGGTGCTAGTGATGGGGGTGGTGTAAGGCTCGTATTTGACGTCAGCAGCAGAGGTTGTGGTGGGGAACTGATCATTATTCTTTTGGCCGTACAACCCGTAGCCGTTTTGAGTCTCTGGGATGAAAGTCGGCTCTTGTTGTTTGTTGAGTGCTGTCGTCTTTTGGGTCTCGGGTACAAAGCTCGTAGGCTCTTGCTGTTGCTTGCTCAAGCTTTGTTGCTCTTTGTTGTCGGGTGTCACTTG contains:
- the LOC102610522 gene encoding protein E6 codes for the protein MALSAAKLVSFICLLAFLSVQVHARESQFFSKVPSSSSNNYVQVTPDNKEQQSLSKQQQEPTSFVPETQKTTALNKQQEPTFIPETQNGYGLYGQKNNDQFPTTTSAADVKYEPYTTPITSTPTGTFEPYTTPTTSAAVQYEPYTTPITSTPTGTFEPYKTPTTSYNNPNKYNFNNNRYYYNNNGFQTEQERLGDSKFQESGYRSNQNSYNNNNAEKKGMSDTRFLENGKYYYDVNNEKNYNPNQYQQQQNSRGYYNENTYEYNNNNFQNEENEFDELP